A region from the Pseudomonas sp. Teo4 genome encodes:
- a CDS encoding helicase, whose translation MKFRFLLWAMGLLMARASRSNPAFQQQLKDKDLVFQMQTLDGKVSRHFIVSGERVSSKGGLHPQPAFAIAFKDAAYGFATMQAGNKQLAFMQGIQDKNIQIKGNPALVMWFQGLMKHLKPKKKG comes from the coding sequence ATGAAGTTTCGCTTTCTTCTCTGGGCCATGGGGCTGTTGATGGCCAGGGCCAGCCGCAGCAATCCGGCGTTTCAGCAGCAGCTCAAGGACAAAGACCTGGTCTTCCAGATGCAGACGTTGGACGGCAAGGTTTCACGTCACTTCATCGTCAGCGGCGAGCGCGTCAGCAGCAAGGGCGGGCTGCACCCGCAACCAGCCTTCGCCATTGCCTTCAAGGATGCGGCATACGGTTTTGCCACGATGCAGGCAGGCAACAAGCAACTGGCCTTCATGCAGGGCATTCAGGACAAGAACATCCAGATCAAGGGCAACCCGGCGCTGGTGATGTGGTTCCAGGGGTTGATGAAGCACCTGAAGCCGAAGAAGAAGGGCTGA
- a CDS encoding RidA family protein produces the protein MSKTVINSDKAPAAIGTYSQAIKAGNTVYMSGQIPLDPKTMELVEGFEAQTVQVFENLKAVAEAAGGSFKDIVKLNIFLTDLSHFAKVNEVMGRYFEQPYPARAAIGVAALPKGAQVEMDAILVIE, from the coding sequence ATGAGCAAGACTGTCATCAACAGCGACAAGGCCCCTGCCGCTATCGGCACCTACTCCCAGGCAATCAAGGCCGGCAACACCGTGTACATGTCGGGCCAGATCCCACTGGACCCGAAAACCATGGAACTGGTCGAAGGTTTCGAAGCCCAGACCGTACAGGTTTTTGAAAACCTCAAGGCCGTCGCCGAAGCAGCCGGTGGTTCGTTCAAGGACATCGTCAAGCTCAACATCTTCCTCACCGACCTGAGCCACTTCGCCAAGGTCAATGAAGTGATGGGCCGTTACTTCGAACAGCCTTACCCGGCCCGCGCCGCCATTGGCGTTGCCGCACTGCCGAAAGGCGCCCAGGTTGAAATGGACGCCATCCTGGTCATCGAATGA
- the exbD gene encoding TonB system transport protein ExbD, whose protein sequence is MGLHLNEGGDDLAENHEINVTPFIDVMLVLLIIFMVAAPLATVDIKVDLPASTAKPAPRPEKPVFVSVKADQKLYVGDDQVPAPDQLGPMLDAKTKGDKETTIFFQADKGVDYGDLMEVMNNMRAAGYLKVGLVGLETAAKK, encoded by the coding sequence ATGGGCCTGCATCTTAACGAAGGTGGCGATGACCTCGCCGAGAACCACGAAATCAACGTCACGCCGTTCATCGACGTGATGCTGGTGCTGCTGATCATCTTCATGGTCGCAGCCCCGTTGGCCACGGTCGACATCAAGGTCGACCTGCCCGCCTCGACCGCCAAACCGGCACCGAGGCCCGAGAAACCGGTGTTCGTCAGCGTCAAAGCCGACCAGAAGCTGTATGTCGGCGACGATCAGGTACCTGCCCCAGACCAGCTTGGCCCGATGCTCGATGCCAAGACCAAGGGCGACAAGGAAACCACCATCTTCTTCCAGGCCGATAAAGGCGTGGATTACGGTGACCTGATGGAAGTGATGAACAACATGCGCGCGGCCGGCTACCTGAAAGTCGGCCTGGTAGGTCTCGAGACGGCAGCCAAGAAATGA
- a CDS encoding NAD-dependent epimerase/dehydratase family protein has product MSDLSAMIVGCGDVGGRLAQQLLARGWQVSGLRRSIGELPAGVIPVAADLSSPEIPQAWPMQAPDYLVYCVAASQHDEAGYQAAYVQGLQHVLSWLSERGQRPRRLLFVSSSSVYAQKDGDWIDETAATEPEGYSGRVMLEAEQLALGSGIPASLVRLTGIYGPGREWLLSQVRQGYRVAEEPPLYGNRIHAEDAASLLAFLLQADADGVALDDCYIGVDDDPAPLADVVAWLRGYMGVTEWSDEQRVRRTGSKRCSNARARALGWAPVYPSYKEGYAAILAGRG; this is encoded by the coding sequence ATGTCAGACCTATCCGCAATGATCGTAGGATGCGGTGATGTAGGTGGCCGTCTGGCCCAGCAATTGCTGGCCCGTGGCTGGCAGGTCAGTGGCCTGCGACGTTCAATTGGCGAGCTGCCTGCCGGGGTGATTCCGGTCGCCGCAGACCTCTCCAGCCCGGAGATCCCCCAGGCGTGGCCGATGCAAGCACCGGACTACCTGGTGTATTGCGTGGCAGCCAGCCAGCACGATGAAGCCGGTTACCAGGCCGCGTACGTCCAGGGTTTGCAGCACGTATTGTCGTGGTTGAGCGAGCGAGGGCAGCGCCCGCGTCGCTTGCTGTTCGTCTCCAGCAGCAGTGTCTATGCGCAGAAGGATGGCGATTGGATTGACGAGACCGCAGCCACTGAACCCGAGGGTTACTCCGGGCGGGTCATGCTGGAAGCTGAACAGTTGGCGCTGGGCAGCGGTATCCCCGCTAGCCTGGTGCGATTGACCGGCATCTACGGGCCGGGCCGTGAATGGCTGCTCAGCCAGGTGCGCCAGGGCTATCGTGTGGCCGAGGAGCCACCGCTGTATGGCAACCGCATACACGCTGAAGATGCGGCAAGCCTGTTGGCCTTCCTGCTACAGGCCGATGCCGATGGCGTGGCGCTGGATGATTGCTACATCGGTGTCGACGACGACCCGGCACCACTGGCCGATGTGGTGGCTTGGTTGCGTGGGTATATGGGCGTGACCGAATGGTCGGATGAGCAGCGCGTACGCCGTACCGGCAGCAAGCGCTGCAGCAATGCCCGGGCGCGGGCTTTGGGTTGGGCGCCGGTGTATCCGAGCTACAAGGAAGGGTACGCGGCCATTTTGGCGGGTAGGGGCTGA
- a CDS encoding hydrogen peroxide-inducible genes activator, whose amino-acid sequence MTLTELRYIVTLAQEQHFGHAAERCHVSQPTLSVGVKKLEDELGVLIFERSKSAVRLTPVGESIVAQAQKVLEQAQGIRELAQAGKNQLTAPLKVGAIYTVGPYLFPHLIPQLHRVAPQMPLYIEENFTHVLREKLRNGELDAVIIALPFNEADVLTLPLYDEPFCALMPADHPWTAKKTIDTAMLNDKSLLLLGEGHCFRDQVLEACPTLNKGGEGSKHTTVESSSLETIRHMVASGLGVSILPLSAVHSHHYAPGVIEVRPLTAPAPFRTVAIAWRASFPRPKAIEILADSIRLCSVAKPPVEQPA is encoded by the coding sequence ATGACCCTCACAGAATTACGCTACATCGTCACACTCGCCCAAGAGCAGCACTTCGGCCACGCCGCCGAGCGCTGCCACGTCAGCCAGCCGACCCTGTCGGTCGGTGTGAAGAAGCTTGAGGACGAGCTGGGTGTACTGATTTTCGAGCGCAGCAAAAGCGCGGTGCGCCTGACCCCGGTCGGCGAGAGCATCGTGGCCCAGGCGCAGAAGGTGCTGGAGCAGGCCCAGGGCATCCGCGAACTGGCCCAGGCCGGCAAGAACCAGCTGACCGCACCGCTGAAGGTCGGCGCCATCTACACCGTCGGCCCTTACCTGTTCCCGCACCTGATCCCTCAGTTGCACCGGGTCGCCCCACAGATGCCGCTGTACATCGAAGAGAACTTCACCCACGTCCTGCGCGAAAAGCTGCGCAACGGCGAGTTGGATGCAGTGATCATTGCCCTGCCGTTCAACGAGGCCGACGTGCTGACCCTGCCGCTCTACGACGAGCCATTCTGTGCGCTGATGCCCGCCGACCACCCGTGGACGGCCAAGAAAACCATCGACACCGCCATGCTCAACGACAAGAGCCTGCTGCTGCTCGGCGAGGGCCACTGCTTCCGCGACCAGGTTCTGGAAGCCTGCCCGACCCTGAACAAAGGCGGTGAAGGTTCCAAGCACACCACGGTTGAGTCCAGCTCCCTGGAAACCATCCGCCACATGGTTGCATCGGGCCTCGGGGTGTCGATCCTGCCGCTGTCGGCGGTGCACAGCCACCACTATGCGCCAGGTGTCATCGAGGTACGTCCACTCACTGCACCCGCACCGTTCCGCACCGTGGCCATCGCCTGGCGCGCCAGCTTCCCGCGGCCTAAGGCGATCGAGATCCTCGCTGACTCCATCCGCCTTTGCTCGGTGGCCAAGCCGCCCGTGGAACAACCGGCCTGA
- a CDS encoding HDOD domain-containing protein, with the protein MTEVALDTATPRAPSVIKLLLEKLGVGYREVPEHPALPAASRVQAILLDDELGALMVLFPQSKLLDLKLLEELTGRKLRAVPVARLKQMLDKHNLKALPGIPALTSSPCLYEEKLLNNDALHIESGETGLLLEVAREDFRRMVKKASGGSFGQPVRDIRPNLDRPDDDSKEITQAVQAFTARRIQQRLEQTIEIPPLADTAQKIIKLRVDPNASIDDITGVVETDPALAAQVVSWAASPYYASPGKIRSVEDAIVRVLGFDLVINLALGLALGKTLSLPKDHPQQATPYWQQSIYTAAIIEGLTRAMPRAERPEAGLTYLAGLLHNFGYLLLAHVFPPHFSLICRHLEVNPHLCHTYVEQHLLGISREQIGTWLMKLWDMPEELSAAMRFQHDPSYDGEYSAFPNLVCLATRLLRSRGIGSGPQAEIPDELLERLGITRDKAEEVVNKVLEAETLLRELASQFHAPH; encoded by the coding sequence ATGACTGAAGTTGCCCTGGACACCGCAACCCCACGCGCACCCTCGGTGATCAAGCTGCTGCTGGAAAAGCTTGGCGTCGGCTATCGCGAGGTGCCTGAGCATCCGGCCCTGCCGGCAGCTTCGCGGGTACAGGCGATTCTGCTCGACGATGAGCTTGGCGCCCTGATGGTGCTGTTCCCGCAGAGCAAGTTGCTGGACCTCAAACTCCTTGAGGAGCTTACCGGGCGCAAGCTCAGGGCGGTGCCCGTGGCACGCCTCAAGCAGATGCTCGACAAGCATAATCTGAAGGCGCTGCCGGGCATCCCGGCGCTGACCAGCTCACCCTGCCTTTACGAAGAAAAACTGCTCAATAACGACGCTCTGCACATCGAGTCCGGGGAAACCGGTCTATTGCTCGAGGTCGCGCGGGAAGATTTCAGGCGCATGGTGAAGAAAGCCAGCGGGGGCAGTTTCGGTCAGCCGGTGAGAGACATCCGGCCCAATCTGGACCGCCCCGACGACGACTCGAAGGAGATCACCCAGGCCGTTCAGGCCTTCACTGCGCGGCGCATCCAACAGCGGCTCGAACAAACCATCGAGATCCCGCCATTGGCCGACACCGCACAGAAAATCATCAAGCTGCGGGTCGACCCCAATGCCAGCATCGATGACATCACCGGCGTAGTGGAAACCGACCCGGCACTGGCCGCCCAGGTGGTCAGCTGGGCGGCGTCCCCCTACTACGCGTCACCCGGCAAGATCCGCTCGGTGGAAGACGCCATCGTGCGCGTGCTGGGCTTCGACCTGGTGATCAACCTGGCCTTGGGCCTGGCTCTGGGCAAGACCTTGAGCTTGCCGAAAGACCACCCGCAGCAGGCCACGCCGTATTGGCAACAGTCGATCTACACTGCCGCGATCATCGAAGGCCTGACGCGGGCTATGCCACGGGCCGAGCGCCCGGAAGCCGGCCTGACCTACCTCGCAGGGCTGCTGCACAACTTCGGTTATCTGCTGCTGGCACACGTGTTCCCGCCGCACTTCTCGCTGATCTGCCGTCATCTGGAGGTCAACCCGCACCTGTGCCACACCTACGTGGAGCAGCACCTGCTGGGTATCAGCCGCGAACAGATCGGCACCTGGCTGATGAAGCTGTGGGATATGCCGGAAGAACTGTCGGCTGCGATGCGTTTCCAGCATGACCCGTCCTACGACGGCGAATACTCGGCATTCCCCAACCTGGTGTGCCTGGCGACCCGGCTGCTGCGCTCGCGCGGAATCGGTTCGGGGCCGCAGGCAGAAATCCCGGATGAGTTGCTGGAGCGCCTGGGCATCACTCGGGACAAGGCCGAGGAAGTGGTCAACAAGGTGCTTGAAGCCGAGACCTTGTTGCGAGAGCTGGCATCACAATTCCACGCACCACATTGA
- the exbB gene encoding tonB-system energizer ExbB yields the protein MTRTQPSASPTMSRAWRAIAALMFSLVLAPAAMADEPTANAATPAAATAPAAAAPAGDAQVPAVDAAAATPADAVAPAGETVEAVVEDTSLGMAHDLSPWGMYKNADVVVKAVMIGLAIASIITWTIWIAKGFELMGAKRRLRGEIAVLKKSATLKEASDASNKEGTLAHTLVHDALEEMRLSANAREKEGIKERVSFRLERLVAASGRNMSSGTGVLATIGSTAPFVGLFGTVWGIMNSFIGIAKTQTTNLAVVAPGIAEALLATALGLVAAIPAVVIYNVFARSIAGYKAQVSDASAQVLLLVSRDLDHQGSERAAPHMVKVG from the coding sequence ATGACACGTACTCAACCTTCCGCTTCGCCAACCATGTCGCGCGCCTGGCGCGCCATTGCCGCGCTGATGTTCAGCCTGGTACTGGCCCCGGCAGCCATGGCTGATGAGCCAACCGCCAATGCCGCCACCCCGGCAGCCGCCACCGCACCAGCCGCCGCAGCACCTGCTGGCGATGCCCAGGTTCCTGCCGTCGACGCCGCTGCAGCCACCCCGGCGGACGCCGTTGCGCCAGCGGGCGAGACCGTCGAAGCGGTAGTCGAGGACACGTCCCTGGGCATGGCCCATGACCTGTCCCCATGGGGCATGTACAAGAATGCTGACGTCGTGGTGAAAGCCGTGATGATCGGCCTGGCCATTGCCTCCATCATTACCTGGACCATCTGGATCGCCAAAGGCTTCGAGCTGATGGGCGCCAAGCGTCGCCTGCGTGGCGAAATCGCGGTGCTGAAGAAGTCCGCCACCCTTAAAGAAGCCAGCGACGCCTCGAACAAGGAAGGCACCCTGGCCCACACCCTGGTCCACGATGCACTGGAAGAAATGCGCCTGTCGGCCAATGCCCGTGAGAAGGAAGGCATCAAAGAGCGCGTCAGCTTCCGCCTGGAGCGCCTGGTGGCTGCCAGCGGTCGCAACATGAGCAGCGGCACCGGCGTGCTCGCCACCATCGGCTCGACCGCACCGTTCGTCGGCCTGTTCGGTACCGTGTGGGGCATCATGAACAGCTTCATCGGCATCGCCAAAACCCAGACCACCAACCTGGCCGTCGTTGCTCCCGGTATCGCCGAAGCCCTGCTGGCCACCGCCCTGGGCCTGGTTGCGGCAATTCCGGCCGTGGTGATCTACAACGTCTTCGCCCGCTCCATCGCTGGTTACAAGGCTCAGGTCTCCGACGCCTCGGCGCAGGTGCTGCTGCTGGTCAGCCGTGACCTCGACCACCAAGGTAGCGAGCGCGCTGCCCCGCACATGGTGAAAGTGGGGTAA
- a CDS encoding energy transducer TonB: MTKPRSNVARYGGSLAIVLGVHVVAVLLTLNWSVPQAIELPPAAMMVELAPLPEPAPPPPPKAAPQPPAPVEEPPLPKLVEAPKPKIAIPKPPKPKPKPQPPKPEKKPEPPKDEPPAKEEVADTPPSNTPPQKSAAPAPSIASNSKALPTWQSDLLRHLAKYKRYPEDARRRGLQGINRLRFVVDAEGKVVSYSMAGGSGSAALDRATLEMIRRAGTVPKPPPELLNNGTIEVVAPFVYSLDRR, translated from the coding sequence ATGACGAAACCGCGCTCAAACGTGGCGCGCTACGGTGGCAGCCTGGCGATCGTGCTGGGCGTGCACGTGGTCGCCGTGCTGCTCACGCTCAACTGGTCGGTGCCCCAGGCCATCGAACTGCCTCCGGCAGCGATGATGGTCGAGTTGGCGCCGCTGCCCGAGCCCGCGCCACCACCACCTCCGAAAGCAGCTCCACAGCCACCGGCACCGGTAGAAGAACCGCCGCTGCCGAAGCTTGTGGAGGCTCCGAAGCCCAAGATCGCTATCCCGAAACCGCCGAAGCCAAAGCCCAAGCCACAGCCGCCCAAGCCTGAGAAAAAGCCTGAGCCGCCGAAGGATGAGCCACCGGCCAAGGAAGAAGTCGCGGATACGCCGCCAAGCAACACGCCACCACAGAAGTCGGCGGCACCGGCACCAAGCATCGCGTCCAACAGCAAAGCCTTGCCGACCTGGCAAAGCGACCTGCTGCGCCACCTGGCGAAGTACAAGCGCTACCCGGAAGACGCGCGACGTCGCGGCCTGCAAGGCATCAACCGCCTGCGGTTCGTGGTCGATGCCGAAGGCAAGGTGGTGTCGTATTCGATGGCTGGCGGTTCGGGCAGTGCGGCCCTGGACCGGGCAACCCTGGAGATGATTCGTCGGGCCGGCACGGTACCGAAACCACCGCCCGAGCTGCTGAACAACGGCACGATCGAAGTGGTGGCACCGTTCGTCTACTCGCTGGATCGCCGCTGA
- a CDS encoding HU family DNA-binding protein — protein sequence MRKPELAAVIAEKADLTKEKANQVLNAILDSITGALDKDTVTLVGFGTFEKRHRGARTGKNPQTGQPVKIKASNTVAFKPGKNLRDSVNAPAKPAKKGK from the coding sequence ATGCGTAAACCAGAACTCGCCGCCGTCATCGCCGAAAAGGCCGATCTGACCAAGGAAAAGGCCAATCAGGTGCTGAACGCGATTCTCGACAGCATCACCGGTGCCCTGGACAAGGACACTGTCACGTTGGTCGGTTTCGGCACCTTCGAAAAACGTCATCGTGGTGCCCGTACCGGCAAAAACCCGCAAACCGGCCAGCCGGTGAAGATCAAGGCCAGCAACACCGTCGCCTTCAAGCCAGGCAAGAACCTGCGTGACAGCGTCAACGCGCCCGCCAAGCCGGCCAAGAAAGGCAAGTGA
- the recG gene encoding ATP-dependent DNA helicase RecG, which translates to MTELSKVSVTALKGVGEAMAEKLAKVGLENLQDLLFHLPLRYQDRTRVVPIGALRPGQDAVIEGVVSGADVTMGKRRSLVVRLGDGSGVLSLRFYHFSNAQKEGLKRGTHLRCYGEARPGASGLEIYHPEYRALNGDEPPPPVEQTLTPIYPSTEGLTQQRLRLLCQQSLGMLGPRSLPDWLPDQLARDYHLAPLDDAIRYLHNPPADADLDELAEGQHWAQHRLAFEELLTHQLSQQRLRESLRSLRAPVLPKAGRLQTQYLANLGFKPTGAQQRVANEIAYDLSQAEPMMRLVQGDVGAGKTVVAALAALQALEAGYQVALMAPTEILAEQHYITFQRWLEPLGIEVAWLAGKLKGKARVSALEQIANGAPMVVGTHALFQEEVKFKHLALAIIDEQHRFGVQQRLALRKKGVAGELCPHQLIMTATPIPRTLAMSAYADLDTSILDELPPGRTPVNTVLVADSRRFEVVERVRAACAEGRQAYWVCTLIEESEELTCQAAESTFEELGSALGELRVGLIHGRMKPAEKAAVMAEFKQGNLQLLVATTVIEVGVDVPNASLMIIENPERLGLAQLHQLRGRVGRGSAVSHCVLLYHPPLSQIGRERLGIMRETNDGFIIAEKDLELRGPGEMLGTRQTGLLQFKVADLMRDADLLPAVRDAAQALLARWPDHVSPLLDRWLRHGQQYGQV; encoded by the coding sequence ATGACTGAGCTGTCGAAGGTGTCGGTCACGGCGCTCAAGGGTGTGGGCGAGGCCATGGCGGAAAAACTCGCCAAGGTTGGCCTTGAGAACTTGCAGGACCTGCTGTTCCACCTGCCCCTGCGTTACCAGGACCGCACTCGCGTGGTGCCCATCGGAGCACTGCGCCCTGGCCAGGATGCGGTGATCGAAGGCGTGGTCAGCGGCGCCGATGTCACCATGGGCAAACGCCGCAGCCTGGTGGTACGCCTGGGTGACGGCAGCGGCGTGCTGAGCCTGCGCTTCTACCACTTCAGCAATGCACAGAAAGAAGGCCTCAAGCGGGGTACGCACCTGCGCTGCTACGGTGAAGCTCGTCCCGGCGCGTCCGGGCTGGAAATCTATCACCCAGAGTATCGTGCGCTGAATGGCGACGAGCCGCCGCCTCCGGTCGAGCAGACCCTGACGCCGATCTACCCGTCCACCGAAGGGCTCACCCAGCAACGCCTGCGCCTGCTCTGCCAGCAGAGCCTGGGCATGCTCGGCCCGCGCAGCCTGCCGGACTGGCTCCCAGACCAGCTGGCCCGGGATTACCACCTGGCGCCGCTGGACGATGCCATCCGTTATCTGCACAACCCACCCGCCGACGCCGACCTCGACGAACTCGCCGAGGGCCAGCACTGGGCCCAGCACCGGCTGGCGTTCGAGGAACTGCTCACCCATCAGCTTTCGCAACAGCGCCTGCGGGAAAGCCTGCGCAGCTTGCGCGCCCCCGTGTTGCCCAAGGCCGGCCGCCTGCAGACGCAGTACCTGGCCAACCTCGGCTTCAAGCCGACCGGAGCCCAACAACGGGTTGCCAACGAGATCGCCTACGACTTGAGCCAGGCCGAGCCGATGATGCGCCTGGTGCAAGGCGATGTTGGCGCTGGCAAGACCGTGGTCGCCGCCCTCGCCGCCCTGCAGGCGCTGGAAGCCGGCTACCAGGTGGCCCTGATGGCACCTACCGAGATCCTGGCCGAGCAACACTACATCACCTTCCAGCGCTGGCTTGAGCCACTGGGTATCGAAGTGGCATGGCTGGCCGGTAAGCTCAAGGGCAAGGCCCGTGTCAGCGCCCTGGAGCAGATCGCCAACGGCGCCCCCATGGTCGTCGGTACCCACGCGTTGTTCCAGGAAGAGGTGAAGTTCAAGCATCTGGCCCTGGCGATCATCGATGAACAACACCGCTTCGGCGTGCAGCAACGCCTGGCCCTGCGCAAGAAAGGCGTAGCCGGCGAACTGTGCCCGCACCAGCTGATCATGACTGCCACGCCCATTCCACGCACCCTGGCCATGAGCGCCTACGCCGATCTCGATACTTCGATCCTCGACGAGCTGCCGCCTGGTCGTACGCCGGTCAACACCGTACTGGTCGCCGACAGCCGCCGCTTCGAAGTGGTCGAGCGGGTCCGCGCCGCCTGTGCCGAAGGGCGTCAGGCGTACTGGGTGTGCACGCTGATCGAGGAATCCGAGGAGCTGACCTGCCAAGCGGCCGAAAGCACCTTCGAGGAGCTTGGCAGCGCCCTTGGCGAACTGCGCGTGGGCTTGATACACGGCCGCATGAAGCCAGCCGAGAAGGCCGCGGTCATGGCTGAGTTCAAGCAAGGCAACCTGCAACTGCTGGTGGCCACCACCGTCATCGAAGTCGGCGTGGACGTACCCAACGCAAGCCTCATGATCATCGAGAACCCCGAGCGCCTGGGCCTGGCCCAGCTGCACCAGCTGCGCGGCCGTGTCGGCCGGGGCAGTGCAGTGAGCCATTGTGTGCTGCTCTACCACCCGCCACTGTCGCAGATCGGTCGCGAGCGGCTGGGTATCATGCGGGAAACCAACGACGGCTTCATCATCGCGGAGAAAGACCTGGAGCTGCGTGGCCCCGGGGAGATGCTCGGAACCCGCCAGACCGGCCTGCTACAGTTCAAGGTCGCCGACCTGATGCGCGATGCCGACCTTCTGCCGGCCGTGCGGGATGCGGCCCAAGCCCTGCTCGCTCGCTGGCCCGACCATGTCAGCCCACTGCTAGATCGCTGGCTGCGCCACGGCCAGCAGTATGGCCAAGTGTGA
- a CDS encoding NAD(P)/FAD-dependent oxidoreductase, whose amino-acid sequence MSSPVVIIGTGLAGYNLAREFRKLDTQTPLLLITADDGRSYSKPMLSTGFAKHKDADGLCMAEPGAMAEQLNAEIRTHTRISGIDPGHKRLWIGEEAVEYRDLVLAWGAQTVQVPIEGDAGDSVFPINDLEDYARFRAAAANKQRVLILGAGLIGCEFANDLTLGGYQVDVVAPCEQVMPTLLHPAAAAAVQGGLQDLGVRFHLGPVLTRLQRAGDGLDAHLSDGTVIACDLVVSAIGLRPRTDLAAAAGLQTNRGVVVDRQLRTSHGNIFALGDCAEVEGINLLYVMPLMTCARALAQTLAGNPTAVSYGPMPVTVKTPACPLVVSPPPQGCEGIWQVQGEGRDLKVLCHDADGQLLGYALTGAGVMEKLALNRQLPALMA is encoded by the coding sequence ATGTCATCCCCTGTGGTCATCATCGGTACCGGTCTGGCGGGCTATAACCTGGCCCGCGAGTTTCGCAAGCTCGATACCCAGACGCCGCTACTGCTGATTACCGCCGACGACGGGCGCTCCTACTCAAAGCCGATGCTCTCCACCGGCTTTGCCAAGCACAAGGATGCCGATGGCCTGTGCATGGCCGAGCCAGGCGCCATGGCCGAGCAGCTCAATGCCGAAATCCGCACCCATACCCGCATCAGCGGTATCGACCCAGGTCACAAGCGCCTGTGGATCGGCGAAGAGGCTGTCGAGTATCGGGACTTGGTACTGGCCTGGGGCGCGCAGACGGTGCAGGTGCCTATCGAGGGTGATGCTGGCGACTCGGTTTTCCCCATCAATGACCTGGAAGACTACGCGCGCTTTCGTGCCGCCGCGGCAAACAAGCAGCGTGTGCTGATTCTGGGCGCCGGGCTGATTGGCTGCGAGTTCGCCAACGACCTGACCTTGGGCGGCTATCAGGTCGATGTGGTGGCTCCCTGCGAGCAAGTGATGCCAACCCTGTTGCACCCGGCGGCTGCGGCTGCCGTGCAGGGTGGGCTGCAAGACCTTGGCGTGCGCTTCCACCTGGGACCAGTGCTGACGCGCCTGCAGCGTGCCGGTGATGGCCTTGACGCGCATTTGTCCGACGGCACCGTCATTGCCTGCGATCTGGTGGTGTCTGCCATTGGTCTGCGTCCACGTACCGACCTGGCCGCCGCTGCGGGTCTGCAAACCAACCGAGGTGTGGTGGTGGATCGTCAGTTGCGTACGTCCCACGGCAATATCTTCGCACTGGGCGATTGTGCCGAGGTCGAGGGCATCAACTTGCTCTATGTGATGCCGTTGATGACCTGTGCCCGGGCCTTGGCCCAGACCTTGGCCGGCAACCCCACGGCAGTGAGTTACGGGCCGATGCCGGTCACGGTGAAGACACCGGCCTGCCCCTTGGTCGTCTCGCCGCCACCGCAGGGCTGCGAGGGTATCTGGCAGGTGCAGGGGGAGGGGCGTGACCTCAAGGTGCTCTGCCACGATGCTGACGGCCAGCTGTTGGGCTATGCCCTGACAGGCGCCGGTGTCATGGAGAAACTGGCCCTGAATCGGCAGTTGCCGGCCCTTATGGCGTAA